In Simplicispira sp. 125, one DNA window encodes the following:
- a CDS encoding ExbD/TolR family protein, translated as MPASASRGRGRRTINEINMVPFIDVMLVLLIIFMVTAPMLTPGMIDVPSVGKSAKAPKTFGQVIVQKDGSFQLKTGGNERPVTAQTLGTLAKAWQKDQPDNTPVVISADKGVPYEAVVKAMDALQKAGVQRVGLSVKQGG; from the coding sequence ATGCCCGCTTCAGCCTCGCGCGGCCGCGGCCGCCGCACCATCAACGAGATCAACATGGTGCCCTTTATCGACGTGATGCTGGTGCTGCTCATCATCTTCATGGTGACGGCGCCCATGCTGACGCCGGGCATGATCGACGTGCCCAGCGTGGGCAAGAGCGCCAAGGCGCCCAAAACATTCGGGCAGGTGATCGTCCAGAAGGATGGCAGCTTTCAACTCAAAACCGGCGGTAACGAGCGCCCGGTAACGGCCCAGACGCTGGGCACGCTGGCCAAGGCATGGCAAAAAGACCAGCCGGACAACACGCCTGTGGTCATCAGTGCGGACAAGGGCGTGCCCTACGAAGCGGTGGTCAAAGCCATGGACGCTCTGCAAAAGGCCGGAGTGCAGCGCGTGGGCCTGTCCGTCAAACAAGGCGGCTGA